In Candidatus Poribacteria bacterium, the DNA window TTGTCGCCGGTTCCGAGCGCCCGAAGCCACTTGAAGTCGTACGTCAGCGACGGTCCATCCAGCAGATCGGCGAAGAACTGCATCAGCTCCGGCGCTTCGACGAGCGCGAGGAAATCGGGCTTGTGCGAGATCGCCTTGACGCCGCCCAGGAACGCCCCGCGCTGCCCTTCCGCGATGGCTCCCTCGTCCATCGGTCGCGCCGGGTCGAGCTTGCCTCCCGCCTTCAGGTTCTCGAGATAGACGCGCCGTGCTGCCTGCACCTTCGCCGGATCGTGCAAGCGCCGAATCAACAGGTAGCCGTCTTCCTCGAGCCGCGCGCGAAGCGCCGACGGATCGCCGACCACGTCGTTCGACTCCCGCAGCGACCCCAGGTACTTGCCGCCCAACTCCAACTCACGGTTGCCCATACGGAGCAGCATGATCCATCCCTCCTCGATGTCATCGTCTCACCGCTTGACGAGACCTGACCGACCACAGCATAGTGTTAGGCGCGTTCCCTCGACAAGGACGCGCCTCTAGCCCGACAGGTGGCGTCTCAGGAACGCCACGGCGCGTTCGATCGCGCTGGCTGCCCTTGGGTCGGATGTATTCCCGTCGAAGCCGTGAGCCCCGTTCTCAACCGTGTAGAGCTCGTGTTCCACGCCAACCCGACGCAACGCCGCCGCCATATCGACGGACTGGCTGTACGGCACGTCTGTGTCTGCCGTGCCGTGGAGCAGCAACGTCGGCGGGTAGCTCGCATCGGCTTGGCGCTCCGGGCAGTACGGTTCCAGCGCCTCGGGATGCGCCACCGGATCGACGCCTCCGACCTCGTGGAGCCATCGCCCCTGCTGGCGGCAGTACAGGTAGAACCGTCCGCGCCCGGAGTTCGGCGGCTCCTCCGACAGCTCCGCCTCGCCAACGACGGCTCGGGCGTCCGGCTCGAACACGAGCGGCTGTGTCCGGTAGAACGGGTCTGGCTTCGCGTACCAGTCGGCGAGAATATCTCCGTACCCGTAGAACGACACGAGCGCCTGCACACGCGGCTCGACGGCGCACCCAGCCATCAACGTCAGGTAGCCGCCTCCGGACTGCCCAACGACGCCGATCCTCGACGGGTCCGTGCCGAAAAGCCGGGGACCTTCACGGCGCATCCACGCGAACGCGTCGACGACATCGCCGACGATCTGCGGCAGTTTGGTCTCCGGGCCCAGACGGTAGTCGATGGAGACGACCGCCCAGCCCTCGGCGAAATACCTGTCGCGTTGCCGCCCGTGGATCGCCTTCCGGTCGCCGAGGATCAGCGCGCCGCCGTGAATCCACACGACCACCGGATACGGCGGAGCGACCGACGGCAGGTAGACGTCTGCCCGGATGTCAAGATCGCCGACACGTTTGTAGGTGTAGGTCTCCATGTGCCCATTGCCTCCTGAAACCCGGTTGACGGTGCGTCGGACGCGCGATAGATTCGGCGTCGGTGACGCCGCCCAGTCCACACCCAGCGGACAAGGAGGATGCAGGATGCCCGTACTCTCCGAGCAGGATCGCGCCTTCTTCGACGAGAACGGCTACGTCGTCGTCCACGATGCCGCCCCAGCCGACAAGCTAGCCGCCGCCGTCGCGGCGATCTGGGAGTTCCTCGGCATGGACCCCGACGATCCCGACGACTGGTACCGCCCACCCCACAAGCCCGGCGCGGGAATGGTCGAGTTCTACCAGCATCAGGCGTTGTGGGACAACCGGCAGAGCCCGCGTGTACACGGCGCGTTCGCCGACATCTGGCGAACCGATAAGCTGTGGGTCAGCTTCGACCGCGTCAACATGAAGCCGCCGCGCCGCCCGGACAAGCCCGAATGGGACAACAAGGGCTTCGTCCACTGGGACGCCGACACGAGCCAACTCCCGCTTCGCTTCGGCGTTCAGGGAGTGCTCTGCCTGACCGACACCGCCGCGAACCAGGGCGGCTTTCAGTGCGTGCCCGGTATGCACAACCGGCTGGAGGAGTGGGTCAAGACACAACCCGCCGACCGGAACCCGCGCGTTCCCGATCTCGCCGGTCTGGAGGTTGTCAACGTCCCTGGGAAGGCAGGCGACCTCATCATCTGGCATCGCGGGCTGCCGCACGGCAACAGCCACAACACGTCTGACAAGCCCCGACTGGCGCAGTACATCTCCATGTCGCCCGCGTCCGAGTCCAACGACGAGGCGCGCGCGCGCCGCATCGAGCTCTGGCATCGGCGACTGCCGCCAGGACCCCCGATCTTCCCAGGCGACCCGCGACGGATCGAGGAGGAGCACGGCACGACCGCCGTCTTGACTCCCCTCGGTAAGCGCCTTCTCGGACTCGACACGTGGGGATGAGCTAGTCCGCGACTTGACGCAGGACCGACTCCAAGAGCCGGATCGCCCTCGCTTCGATCTCCCGCGCGGCTTCCAAGCCCTCGATCTCCGGCTGGAGTCCTTCCGTCGTCCATCCCGACGCATCGACGCCGTGGAACCGATGGAACCGCGACTCTTCGCGGTTCAGAAGCGCGTCCAGCAGGTCGAACTCCTTCTGGTAGAGGTCGGAGGCTTCACGCAGCGCCGCAACATGGTCTTCGCCGAGCGCATCCGCGTATTCGCGCAGGAACTTGGAAGCCTCTCGGCGGGCGTCCCAGAGCGTCTCAAACGCCCACATATAGCCGTGGCGCATGTTGGCGCGCTCCTGGTCGGTGAACTCCACTCGGTCGAGGATGCGTAGCTCGCGGATCCACTCGCGGTACGCGGCGTCGCCGTACCAGTAGGAACCCGAGATGCCCCGCCGCCAGCTATGGACGGCGATCCGCATCGCCTGGAGCAGCGCATCGCGTCGAGAAGGAGCGCCGAGGAACTCGGGCGTGAAGATGAGCGTGGGCCCCATCGACGCGGCGGGGATGCGGCGGTGCTCTTCCTTGTCGAAGTAGCCATGCACCAGGATC includes these proteins:
- a CDS encoding alpha/beta hydrolase is translated as METYTYKRVGDLDIRADVYLPSVAPPYPVVVWIHGGALILGDRKAIHGRQRDRYFAEGWAVVSIDYRLGPETKLPQIVGDVVDAFAWMRREGPRLFGTDPSRIGVVGQSGGGYLTLMAGCAVEPRVQALVSFYGYGDILADWYAKPDPFYRTQPLVFEPDARAVVGEAELSEEPPNSGRGRFYLYCRQQGRWLHEVGGVDPVAHPEALEPYCPERQADASYPPTLLLHGTADTDVPYSQSVDMAAALRRVGVEHELYTVENGAHGFDGNTSDPRAASAIERAVAFLRRHLSG